One genomic region from Alosa alosa isolate M-15738 ecotype Scorff River chromosome 12, AALO_Geno_1.1, whole genome shotgun sequence encodes:
- the dcp2 gene encoding m7GpppN-mRNA hydrolase isoform X3, with protein METKRGDIPNGVLDDLCSRFILHIPSEERDNAIRVCFQIELAHWFYLDFCMQNAPGLPQCGIRDFAKAVFNHCPFLLPHGEDVQKVLDQWKEYKMGVPTYGAIILDETLDNALLVQGYLAKSGWGFPKGKVNEDEAPHDCAVREVMEETGFDIRDRICKDTYIEQKITDQLARLYIIPGVPNDTKFNPKTRKEIRNIEWFAVEQLPCHRNDMTPKSKLGLAPNKFFMAIPFVRPLREWIAKHKGESTDSDEDFASNGSTPCKPHTRSKSRRTPLLTEASPGDVWSKQKQQKSSGQPAQEIKQNHSAKGNGKKNQGSPNMKKRSNGVSTQQKTQDGLIWRSTMFMVFWTVIVCIAW; from the exons ATGGAGACAAAACGAGGGGATATTCCCAACGGCGTATTGGACGACCTTTGCAG CCGCTTCATCCTTCACATCCccagtgaagagagagacaatgcCATTAGAGTTTGCTTCCAAATTGAGCTTGCCCATTGGTTTTACCTGGATTTCTGCATGCAGAATGCACCAGGACTACCTCAGTGTGGGATAAGAGACTTCGCCAAGGCTG TTTTTAATCATTGTCCCTTTCTGCTGCCGCATGGGGAGGACGTACAAAAGGTTTTAGATCAATGGAAGGAATACAAGATGGGTGTTCCTACATATGGTGCAATTATCCTAGATGAGACATTGGACAAT GCATTGCTAGTTCAGGGCTACCTGGCAAAGTCAGGATGGGGTTTTCCAAAGGGAAAAGTAAATGAGGATGAGGCCCCCCATGATTGTGCAGTGCGTGAG GTGATGGAAGAGACGGGTTTTGATATCCGAGATCGTATCTGCAAAGATACGTACATTGAGCAGAAAATCACAGACCAGTTGGCTCGACTGTACATAATACCTGGAGTCCCAAATGATACCAAATTCAATCCCAAAACAAGAAAGGAGATTAGG AACATAGAATGGTTTGCTGTTGAACAACTTCCATGTCACAGGAATGACATGACTCCTAAATCCAAACTTGGACTAGCTCCCAACAAATTTTTCATGGCCATTCCATTCGTTAG ACCTCTCAGAGAATGGATTGCCAAGCACAAAGGGGAGTCTACAGACAGTGATGAGGATTTTGCTTCCAATGGCAGCACTCCATGTAAACCACATACCCG GTCTAAATCCAGACGCACCCCATTGTTGACTGAAGCATCCCCAGGAGATGTCTGGTCCAAGCAAAAGCAACAAAAGTCGTCCGGGCAACCAGCACAGGAAATCAAG caGAACCACAGTGCAAAAGGCAATGGGAAAAAGAACCAGGGCTCTCCCAACATGAAGAAAAGATCAAACGGGGTCAGCACACAACAG AAAACCCAAGATGGGCTGATTTGGAGATCTACAATGTTTATGGTCTTCTGGACAGTCATTGTTTGCATAGCTTGGTGA